The proteins below are encoded in one region of Asticcacaulis excentricus CB 48:
- a CDS encoding TIGR02594 family protein, which yields MTLPARYSYLANEPGPKMVLEALKVFGLTEGKGQANNPTILMWAGEVAQANPTAYNKWATTFYSEDSIAWCGLFMALCAVRSAGGKPERLPPDKYLSALSWAKWGKPVPKTGAMLGDVLTFQREGGGHVGLYVGEDADCFHVLGGNQSDAVTITRILKARLFAVSRPAYTVQPDNVRKIKLTVSGPVSVNEA from the coding sequence ATGACGCTACCCGCCCGCTATTCGTACCTTGCCAATGAGCCCGGCCCTAAGATGGTGCTCGAGGCCCTCAAAGTGTTTGGACTGACCGAGGGCAAAGGCCAAGCCAATAACCCCACAATCCTTATGTGGGCTGGCGAAGTCGCCCAGGCTAACCCTACTGCCTATAATAAGTGGGCGACGACATTCTATTCGGAAGACTCTATCGCGTGGTGCGGCTTGTTCATGGCCCTTTGCGCCGTCCGCAGTGCTGGTGGGAAGCCTGAGCGTCTGCCGCCCGATAAGTACCTCAGCGCCCTGTCGTGGGCGAAATGGGGGAAGCCTGTGCCGAAGACAGGCGCAATGCTCGGGGATGTGCTGACCTTCCAGCGTGAGGGGGGCGGTCACGTCGGTCTTTACGTCGGCGAGGACGCCGATTGCTTCCATGTCCTCGGCGGCAATCAATCGGATGCGGTCACGATCACCCGCATTCTGAAGGCCCGACTGTTCGCGGTCAGCCGTCCGGCCTATACAGTGCAACCGGATAATGTTCGGAAGATCAAGCTAACGGTCAGCGGCCCGGTCAGCGTGAATGAGGCATAA
- a CDS encoding DUF3892 domain-containing protein: MMLNYLNKTIIITDVWADGPDDDFRIDMVGNSIHKYTLDEAIYLAEMGVPMRTEHDGYSAPVYIRRHYRSGRYYLTTEADGVPWNNLGHISVHTASIGQPPRIRKLSGLTPKQTESLCTDRGAASFLSGLSASSPPRRSAPSVLQGLNALSGLSRPAHNPSTGFNALAGLSGVFPRR, encoded by the coding sequence ATGATGCTCAACTATCTCAATAAGACTATCATCATCACAGATGTTTGGGCTGACGGGCCTGACGACGACTTTCGTATCGACATGGTGGGTAACAGCATTCATAAGTACACGCTTGATGAAGCCATCTATCTTGCGGAGATGGGCGTGCCGATGCGCACCGAGCACGATGGCTATTCAGCGCCCGTTTACATCCGTAGGCATTATCGGTCGGGTCGCTACTATCTGACGACGGAGGCGGACGGGGTACCGTGGAATAATCTGGGCCACATTTCAGTGCACACCGCGTCTATCGGCCAGCCACCGCGTATCAGGAAGTTGAGCGGACTTACTCCGAAGCAAACAGAAAGCCTGTGCACCGACCGAGGGGCGGCATCCTTTCTCAGTGGCTTGAGCGCTTCCTCCCCACCCCGTCGATCAGCGCCCTCTGTTCTTCAGGGGCTTAACGCTCTCTCCGGGCTTTCTCGGCCAGCGCATAACCCCTCGACCGGGTTCAATGCTTTAGCCGGCTTATCTGGCGTCTTCCCTCGACGGTAA
- a CDS encoding fibronectin type III domain-containing protein: MDPASWAVLATKAVSVVKGAAAAWKTFAAAKPLLAGAIKIAAYATVSAAVASAAVKTPTGGGQQLEFKADPQAGYDTIVGRTAVGGFNILGYPSGSGRKKFDNAITNLFPVISGCGPIAGPIDVEMNTFACPYNNSTGQVTSGEYKDKMWVKTALGAVGASATALTAPAWPSGWDISFPEWTAAHKGQGFAHAWVSLWQEEGDKSWSSGIQPRFIARGALCYDPRFDSTYPGGSGPQRVNDQTTWAYSENGPIVALTHYIGWRHNGVLVGGAGLNPAFIDIPAFVAAANVAQVNGWTIGGTFNSLEDPWVVGKRMLAAVGCEPIASGALLSCIIHTPRTSVGTVTIDDVCGPFSIPSVKPMRDRINSVIPRCRLETHNWEVVSLKPVTVPQYVTDDGRLRQRELEYEMCQNAQQAAQLAAYDIVNAREFGPIALTLKPKWLGVQVGDAITLHLPEAGLNNQLVIVKSRQPNADTAEVILTVESETTSKHAFALGQTPNPPPTPGLTKPDYTTPPVPEVGVWAAEVGYAGSGSGTLPAITISGGLTETADVKDILVEYREVGTEEWIVWATVAKELKTITITGLKPLKQYEIAIRYRTAYGLGDRLIIATLTTGDLKVGDRDAQQVLTDIDLNAETLLAYLYDVQVLTDWVNARLFVDGQPVNAVVAEEIQTRIDAISALAQKLALVGVAINGNTAWKLNADIVYGDDDKLLVQSLTQLRADMDDFNGQYAEIISQLAVVVTPDAGAVATAVLQLDVNGRIASVKAINTGEASALRARFDVFQLEDTAGNPLFTAAGGKVTMPNVTVTGELQVDTIQPVQSGYDDVKLISQAQAFATVEYINDTNGNYCAPYTGYPSGRQRFVQMCELGNSAALDPGKRIRNGTRTFVVSGSASVDAYCSVWYQTYDPATSSWGAPVYVARGVDNASGVGNVTVPGGVDIVIPPNGSVRFYLSVNRGGLGSDAWDAATGNRSMENLNLLVTSVNF; this comes from the coding sequence ATGGATCCGGCAAGTTGGGCCGTGCTGGCGACAAAGGCCGTTAGCGTGGTGAAGGGCGCGGCTGCGGCGTGGAAAACATTCGCGGCCGCCAAACCGTTGCTCGCGGGCGCGATCAAGATTGCGGCCTATGCGACAGTTTCGGCGGCGGTTGCCTCAGCGGCAGTTAAGACCCCAACTGGCGGTGGGCAGCAGCTTGAATTCAAGGCTGATCCGCAGGCCGGTTATGACACGATCGTCGGGCGTACGGCCGTGGGGGGCTTCAACATCCTCGGCTATCCGTCTGGATCCGGGCGAAAGAAGTTCGACAACGCCATCACGAACCTGTTCCCAGTTATATCCGGCTGTGGTCCGATCGCAGGCCCGATCGATGTCGAGATGAACACGTTCGCCTGCCCCTATAACAATTCGACTGGGCAGGTTACGTCTGGCGAGTACAAAGACAAAATGTGGGTGAAGACGGCGCTCGGGGCGGTCGGTGCTTCGGCCACTGCTTTGACCGCACCCGCATGGCCCTCAGGTTGGGACATTAGCTTTCCGGAATGGACAGCCGCTCACAAGGGGCAGGGCTTCGCCCATGCATGGGTGAGCCTCTGGCAGGAAGAGGGCGACAAGTCGTGGTCGAGCGGCATTCAACCGCGGTTTATCGCCCGCGGTGCGCTCTGCTATGATCCGCGGTTTGACAGCACCTATCCCGGCGGCTCGGGCCCGCAGCGGGTCAACGACCAGACTACATGGGCATATAGTGAAAACGGCCCGATCGTCGCCCTGACCCACTATATCGGCTGGCGTCACAATGGCGTGCTGGTCGGTGGCGCAGGTCTGAACCCGGCCTTCATCGATATCCCGGCCTTCGTCGCTGCGGCCAATGTGGCGCAGGTCAACGGCTGGACGATCGGCGGCACGTTTAATTCGCTCGAAGATCCGTGGGTGGTCGGCAAGCGGATGCTGGCGGCGGTCGGTTGTGAGCCGATCGCTTCAGGCGCGCTTCTGTCCTGCATCATCCATACGCCCCGTACCTCTGTGGGTACGGTGACGATCGATGATGTCTGCGGACCGTTCTCGATCCCCTCAGTCAAGCCGATGCGGGACCGAATCAACTCGGTCATCCCGCGTTGCCGTCTGGAAACCCATAATTGGGAGGTTGTGTCCCTTAAGCCTGTCACGGTGCCGCAGTATGTCACCGATGACGGCCGCCTGCGCCAGCGCGAGTTGGAATATGAGATGTGCCAGAATGCGCAGCAGGCGGCGCAGCTGGCGGCATACGATATCGTCAACGCGCGGGAGTTCGGCCCGATCGCCCTTACACTCAAGCCGAAGTGGCTGGGTGTTCAGGTCGGCGATGCCATCACGCTTCACCTGCCAGAGGCTGGCCTCAACAATCAACTTGTGATCGTCAAGAGCCGCCAGCCCAATGCTGATACGGCAGAAGTTATCCTGACGGTTGAAAGCGAGACCACTTCCAAGCACGCCTTCGCGCTGGGGCAGACTCCAAATCCGCCGCCGACCCCCGGCCTGACCAAGCCTGACTACACGACGCCACCGGTTCCTGAGGTCGGCGTGTGGGCGGCCGAGGTCGGCTATGCTGGCTCAGGATCTGGGACGCTTCCGGCAATCACGATTTCCGGCGGTCTGACCGAGACCGCAGACGTGAAGGACATTCTGGTCGAATACCGCGAAGTAGGGACCGAAGAATGGATCGTCTGGGCGACGGTCGCCAAAGAGCTGAAAACCATCACGATCACGGGCCTGAAGCCCCTGAAGCAGTACGAAATCGCCATCCGGTACCGGACAGCCTATGGTCTCGGCGACCGGCTGATCATCGCCACGCTGACAACTGGCGATCTGAAGGTTGGGGATCGCGACGCACAACAGGTGCTTACCGATATCGACCTCAATGCCGAAACGCTGCTGGCGTATCTCTACGATGTGCAGGTGCTTACCGATTGGGTGAACGCCCGCTTGTTTGTGGATGGCCAGCCGGTAAATGCCGTCGTAGCCGAAGAGATCCAGACGCGCATAGACGCAATATCTGCGTTGGCGCAGAAGCTGGCACTGGTCGGTGTGGCGATAAATGGCAACACCGCGTGGAAGCTAAACGCGGATATTGTCTATGGCGACGACGATAAGTTGCTGGTCCAATCTCTGACCCAGCTTCGCGCCGACATGGACGATTTCAATGGTCAGTATGCTGAGATCATTTCTCAGCTGGCAGTCGTTGTAACGCCTGACGCCGGGGCAGTAGCCACCGCCGTACTGCAGTTGGACGTGAACGGCAGGATTGCCAGCGTCAAGGCCATCAATACCGGCGAGGCCAGTGCGCTACGCGCTCGTTTCGATGTCTTCCAGCTGGAAGATACCGCTGGAAACCCGCTGTTCACGGCGGCGGGGGGTAAGGTCACTATGCCGAACGTCACGGTGACCGGTGAGCTTCAGGTCGATACCATCCAGCCCGTCCAATCGGGTTACGACGATGTGAAATTGATCAGCCAAGCGCAGGCCTTTGCGACCGTTGAATACATCAACGATACCAATGGCAACTACTGCGCCCCGTACACCGGTTACCCTTCTGGCCGTCAGCGCTTCGTCCAGATGTGTGAGCTGGGCAATTCGGCGGCGCTTGATCCGGGCAAGCGCATCCGCAACGGCACGCGCACCTTCGTGGTGTCTGGATCGGCCTCAGTCGATGCCTACTGCTCAGTCTGGTATCAGACCTATGACCCGGCGACCTCCTCATGGGGCGCACCGGTTTACGTGGCGCGCGGGGTCGATAACGCCTCTGGCGTGGGCAACGTCACTGTGCCGGGTGGCGTCGATATCGTCATACCGCCCAACGGTTCGGTCAGGTTCTATCTGAGCGTCAACCGTGGCGGGCTGGGGTCCGACGCATGGGACGCAGCGACCGGTAACCGGTCGATGGAAAACCTCAACCTTCTTGTTACCTCTGTAAACTTCTAA
- a CDS encoding DNA adenine methylase, with product MKCSLNVLIPVEGTEPVAPWLGGKRHLSKRICAVLAGTDHQAYVEPFVGMGGVFLRRRLRPSVEVVNDINSDLVNLYRVIQRHPQALFRELRWRPAMRTEFERLKETRDEDLTDIERAARFLYLQTLAFSGKVSGQSYGVSLTSPHNFDLSRIEPRIERLRVRLQSVVIENLDWLECITRYDRPGTLFYLDPPYWGGEGDYGPGIFLRGDFQRMADKLRSIEGRFIFSINDRPEIRAMFDWAEIEAVNTKYSVGSVDRKEPVRELLIGRGVNLSPAAPEPTLF from the coding sequence ATGAAATGTTCTTTAAATGTTCTCATTCCCGTTGAGGGCACCGAGCCCGTTGCGCCGTGGTTAGGCGGCAAACGTCATCTTTCAAAGCGGATCTGCGCGGTACTCGCCGGAACTGACCATCAGGCCTATGTCGAACCGTTTGTTGGAATGGGCGGGGTGTTCCTGCGGCGGAGGCTTCGGCCATCTGTCGAGGTGGTCAACGACATCAACTCGGACCTTGTCAACCTCTACAGGGTAATCCAGCGCCACCCTCAAGCATTGTTCCGCGAGCTACGGTGGAGGCCCGCAATGCGAACTGAATTTGAACGGTTAAAGGAAACGAGGGACGAGGATCTAACTGATATCGAGCGCGCGGCTCGGTTCCTTTATTTGCAGACCCTAGCCTTTAGCGGGAAAGTCTCAGGCCAAAGCTATGGTGTGTCGCTTACCAGCCCTCATAATTTTGACCTCAGCCGGATAGAGCCGCGAATCGAGCGCTTGCGCGTCCGACTTCAATCGGTGGTTATCGAGAACCTTGACTGGCTCGAATGCATTACACGCTATGACCGGCCGGGGACACTCTTTTACCTAGACCCGCCATATTGGGGAGGTGAAGGCGATTACGGACCTGGCATCTTCCTTCGGGGGGATTTTCAGCGAATGGCTGATAAGCTGCGGTCGATAGAGGGCCGCTTCATATTTTCTATCAACGATAGGCCAGAGATTCGAGCGATGTTCGATTGGGCGGAAATAGAAGCGGTCAACACAAAATACAGCGTCGGCAGCGTCGATCGGAAAGAGCCGGTGCGCGAGCTGCTGATTGGACGGGGGGTGAACCTCTCTCCGGCGGCACCAGAACCTACGCTTTTTTAG
- a CDS encoding tape measure protein, with product MAVKDTEALLLQLAVDMRQSQRELTKLRDMTDRRLNEMEKSALKSTAALANIMERGGRDVTEAFRRGLGGIAGVLASTFSAQQVIAYADSYTGLQNRLRAAGLEGERMKAVEDALYDSANRNGLQVNATAELYQRASLSRQRLGASEDELLQLVSGTAAALKVQGTSAEAASGPLLQLGQVLSGTKVQAEEYNSLIDGLPVVLQAAAKGSERFGGDVAKLTGLVKDGKVTSQEFFRALLNGFPAIEKQADSAVVTVAGSLQTLNNQLGRYVGQTDQGLSATQRMAQVITLLANNLDVVVQAGMVAVAIVGTRWVVATTAATASNLRYQFSLLSMAAAQQGVTRSSILATTAVAGLNSALSFFGGPIGVAILAVAAAISYGAVETAKYEQAVNKAENAVRGYRIEQENAAKAAKEAGKEKSEFVSSIPSDIANLAALTGQVDKLGEAWFQVAAQARIAAIEQAKTRANDARNNAKVLKEAAAKSEGSDRITGAPLSLGGVAPAAAMGQFNSSKYVSQRTKQLRDAANVAQQAADTAEAEVARLQTEKVTPVSSPKTYAPTGGTNKADDAKAAAAEAKRIELAQEDLRLEEAIAKAKAGADAKAIKTAEDAQRLVQLRRQYEAAGYADAEKRAETHLGYERQALALIESREKTEKWIADIIDASQRAGEEYRQKQAQAAALVADELNLRIRIAQLSGDDKALKLAERELYIHQRIAELKDLKPNATEAQNTAQATREADQMETARKYGEARQMFGQAFSEGIRAAATGDLAGFLENMVGSAAERALQKAGEQLYDLVFGAGQELAMATTTGTAQGAAQGAAAATAIVTASATGAATMSAAIISAGQIAGTAMAAQIATASAASGGGDAVSKLLSSLTSFEGGGYTGSGVRAGGLDGKGGRLTMIHPKEIVHDLTKPPPPASAFRRAQIPTVQNFNINAAGAIMASDIVEDIQRTGAKAALTGAQGGAQLAQTNQMQRTRRQLGKR from the coding sequence ATGGCCGTCAAAGACACTGAGGCGTTGCTGCTCCAGCTGGCCGTCGATATGCGCCAATCTCAGCGCGAATTGACGAAGTTGCGCGATATGACCGACCGTCGCCTTAATGAAATGGAAAAGTCCGCGCTAAAGTCCACTGCCGCGCTGGCCAATATCATGGAGCGTGGCGGTCGTGATGTAACAGAAGCATTCAGACGCGGGCTTGGTGGTATCGCGGGCGTGCTGGCCAGCACCTTCTCGGCCCAACAGGTGATCGCCTACGCTGATAGCTACACCGGCCTGCAGAACCGATTGCGGGCTGCCGGTCTGGAAGGCGAGCGCATGAAGGCGGTTGAAGACGCGCTTTATGACAGCGCCAACCGTAACGGCCTGCAGGTCAACGCTACGGCCGAGCTTTATCAGCGAGCCTCGCTGTCGCGCCAGCGTCTCGGTGCTTCTGAAGATGAGTTGCTGCAGCTGGTTTCCGGCACTGCCGCTGCGCTGAAAGTGCAAGGCACGTCGGCCGAAGCGGCGTCGGGTCCATTACTACAGCTCGGTCAAGTCCTCAGCGGCACTAAGGTGCAGGCCGAAGAATACAACTCGCTAATCGACGGTTTGCCGGTCGTTCTTCAGGCAGCGGCGAAAGGCTCAGAGCGCTTTGGTGGAGACGTCGCGAAGCTGACCGGGCTCGTTAAGGACGGCAAGGTCACCTCGCAAGAGTTTTTCCGGGCCTTGCTCAACGGATTTCCGGCAATCGAAAAGCAGGCGGATAGTGCGGTCGTGACTGTCGCGGGCTCACTGCAAACCCTCAACAACCAACTCGGCCGATACGTTGGCCAGACAGACCAAGGTCTGTCCGCAACGCAACGGATGGCGCAGGTCATCACACTGCTGGCCAATAATCTCGACGTTGTTGTCCAGGCGGGAATGGTTGCTGTTGCGATCGTCGGCACGCGATGGGTTGTGGCGACCACGGCAGCTACGGCTTCAAACCTCCGCTATCAGTTCTCTCTGCTCAGCATGGCTGCAGCGCAGCAGGGCGTCACGCGATCGTCAATCCTTGCCACAACGGCCGTTGCTGGTCTCAATAGCGCTCTGTCATTCTTTGGTGGTCCGATAGGTGTGGCGATATTGGCGGTTGCTGCGGCCATTTCCTACGGTGCTGTCGAGACCGCCAAGTACGAACAAGCTGTCAACAAGGCCGAAAATGCGGTTCGTGGTTACAGGATCGAGCAGGAAAATGCTGCAAAAGCTGCGAAAGAGGCCGGCAAAGAGAAATCAGAATTTGTCTCCAGCATTCCGTCTGACATCGCCAATCTGGCGGCGCTCACTGGTCAAGTGGATAAGCTGGGAGAGGCATGGTTTCAGGTCGCCGCGCAGGCTCGAATTGCGGCTATTGAACAAGCCAAGACGCGAGCAAATGATGCCCGAAACAATGCGAAGGTGCTAAAGGAAGCCGCCGCAAAATCCGAGGGAAGCGATCGGATAACCGGTGCACCGCTCTCACTTGGCGGCGTAGCGCCTGCTGCCGCGATGGGCCAGTTCAATAGCAGCAAATATGTTTCGCAGCGAACTAAGCAATTGCGAGATGCTGCCAATGTGGCGCAGCAAGCGGCCGATACGGCTGAGGCCGAGGTCGCCCGGCTGCAAACCGAAAAAGTGACCCCGGTTTCTAGCCCAAAGACTTACGCCCCTACCGGCGGAACGAACAAGGCGGATGATGCAAAGGCCGCTGCAGCCGAGGCCAAGCGCATTGAACTGGCTCAGGAGGATCTCCGACTCGAGGAGGCTATCGCGAAGGCCAAGGCTGGCGCTGATGCAAAAGCCATCAAGACGGCCGAGGATGCGCAGCGCCTCGTGCAGTTGCGCCGCCAATATGAGGCGGCCGGTTATGCCGATGCTGAGAAACGGGCCGAAACCCATCTTGGCTATGAGCGTCAGGCTCTGGCGTTGATCGAGTCGCGCGAGAAAACTGAAAAGTGGATCGCCGACATTATCGACGCCAGCCAGCGCGCGGGCGAAGAGTACCGGCAAAAGCAGGCTCAGGCGGCGGCACTGGTGGCCGATGAACTGAACCTGCGGATCCGCATCGCGCAGCTGTCCGGTGATGACAAGGCCCTCAAGCTGGCCGAGCGTGAGCTTTATATCCATCAGCGCATCGCTGAGCTGAAAGACCTGAAGCCGAACGCGACCGAGGCGCAGAACACTGCGCAGGCCACACGCGAGGCCGATCAGATGGAGACGGCCCGTAAGTATGGCGAGGCGCGCCAGATGTTCGGGCAAGCCTTTTCGGAAGGGATCCGCGCGGCCGCGACCGGCGACCTCGCGGGCTTCCTCGAAAACATGGTCGGGTCGGCTGCTGAGCGCGCACTGCAGAAAGCTGGCGAGCAGCTCTATGACCTCGTCTTCGGGGCTGGCCAAGAACTGGCCATGGCCACCACGACAGGGACGGCTCAGGGTGCGGCACAAGGTGCGGCGGCCGCTACGGCGATCGTCACCGCTTCGGCCACCGGGGCGGCCACGATGTCCGCCGCAATCATCAGCGCCGGTCAGATAGCCGGTACCGCTATGGCGGCGCAGATCGCTACGGCGTCGGCAGCAAGCGGCGGCGGCGATGCGGTTTCCAAGCTCCTGAGCAGCCTCACGAGCTTTGAGGGCGGTGGCTACACCGGCAGCGGCGTGCGTGCGGGCGGTCTCGACGGCAAGGGTGGGCGTCTTACGATGATTCACCCTAAGGAAATCGTCCACGACCTGACCAAGCCGCCGCCGCCTGCCAGCGCCTTCCGGCGTGCCCAGATCCCGACCGTCCAGAATTTCAACATCAACGCGGCCGGAGCCATCATGGCATCTGACATCGTTGAAGACATTCAGCGCACGGGCGCGAAGGCGGCGCTTACCGGGGCGCAGGGTGGCGCGCAACTGGCCCAAACGAACCAAATGCAACGTACCCGGAGACAATTGGGCAAACGATGA
- a CDS encoding RNA polymerase ECF-type sigma factor, with the protein MDPEAKARALLSKALERKWDNTARRVAEGKGGWIMQAVVGVLAEQIKDYDLLKARYDALVANQAASRSRLQKMLLTEAEEVDRLRKLLASSDQTA; encoded by the coding sequence ATGGATCCAGAAGCGAAGGCGCGCGCACTGCTATCGAAAGCGCTGGAAAGAAAATGGGACAACACAGCCCGTCGTGTCGCCGAAGGGAAGGGCGGCTGGATCATGCAGGCCGTCGTCGGAGTGCTCGCCGAGCAGATCAAGGACTATGATCTGCTTAAAGCCCGTTACGATGCCCTTGTCGCCAATCAAGCGGCTTCCAGAAGTCGCCTTCAGAAGATGCTGTTGACTGAGGCCGAAGAGGTAGACCGCCTAAGAAAGCTACTAGCCTCAAGCGATCAGACGGCTTGA
- a CDS encoding DNA-directed RNA polymerase subunit alpha C-terminal domain-containing protein, with protein sequence MKDKLDAPIEVLKLCRRTYCALKRREAQGMHPEITYDPVLTVRQAVQLTDRDLRNMPNLGRVSIKELKDKLAAFRGGAPLSLNETVKTQRGYGEVVAISKGQACLRFADGRLAVYLITSLQRPDGIPVID encoded by the coding sequence TTGAAAGATAAGCTAGATGCGCCAATTGAGGTGCTTAAACTTTGCCGAAGAACCTATTGCGCCCTAAAGCGGCGTGAAGCTCAGGGAATGCACCCGGAGATCACTTATGACCCTGTGCTAACGGTTCGGCAGGCGGTGCAGCTCACTGATAGAGATCTTCGAAACATGCCCAACCTCGGGCGAGTGTCCATTAAAGAGTTGAAGGACAAGCTGGCGGCATTCCGTGGTGGCGCGCCGCTCAGTCTCAACGAGACAGTAAAAACCCAGCGCGGTTATGGCGAGGTCGTCGCCATCTCGAAGGGACAGGCCTGCCTCCGGTTTGCCGATGGGAGGTTGGCAGTTTACTTAATTACCAGCCTCCAGCGGCCAGACGGTATTCCCGTAATCGACTGA
- a CDS encoding DUF6950 family protein, which produces MSLELLARAQACDITIATYLPLAFELGRFDCARMAARHLKHMGHKVAVSKFGTYSTVAGALRALKNRNFDSLEAAFDSLQFDRIPPAMAIMGDIVAFPNDYPIPAMAVRLDAQNYLHAWQGGFAISELTGALTAWRVPCLRPMKG; this is translated from the coding sequence ATGAGCCTCGAACTTCTGGCCAGAGCGCAGGCCTGCGACATTACCATCGCCACCTATCTGCCTTTGGCCTTCGAGCTGGGCCGCTTCGACTGTGCGCGCATGGCGGCGAGGCACCTGAAGCACATGGGACACAAGGTCGCCGTCTCGAAGTTCGGCACCTATTCGACGGTAGCCGGCGCATTGCGCGCCCTCAAAAATCGCAACTTCGACAGCCTCGAAGCGGCGTTCGACAGCCTGCAATTCGACCGGATTCCGCCAGCCATGGCGATCATGGGCGATATCGTCGCATTCCCGAATGACTATCCGATCCCCGCCATGGCCGTGCGGCTCGATGCTCAAAACTACCTCCATGCCTGGCAGGGAGGCTTTGCAATCTCTGAATTGACGGGCGCTCTGACGGCGTGGCGGGTGCCATGCCTTCGCCCCATGAAAGGCTAA
- a CDS encoding phage holin family protein: MLHTLIDYLTTRGAWVMAFFFAVSGRILYHTEMVKKGRRRFWSWRLLLELPTAVGMGVIAYGGCALVNITGDGQAAIIAVASYLGPHGVNELWALWLERKRSEPSKSE; encoded by the coding sequence TTGTTGCATACACTTATCGACTACCTGACCACGCGTGGCGCGTGGGTCATGGCTTTCTTTTTCGCCGTCTCGGGTCGCATCCTCTATCACACCGAGATGGTGAAAAAGGGTCGGCGGCGCTTCTGGTCGTGGCGGCTCTTACTCGAGCTGCCAACGGCGGTAGGCATGGGTGTGATCGCATATGGCGGCTGCGCTCTGGTCAACATCACGGGCGATGGTCAAGCGGCCATCATAGCCGTCGCTTCATATCTAGGCCCCCACGGCGTCAATGAGCTTTGGGCGCTCTGGCTAGAGCGAAAGCGCTCTGAGCCGTCCAAGTCTGAATAA